A portion of the Streptomyces erythrochromogenes genome contains these proteins:
- a CDS encoding sulfite exporter TauE/SafE family protein, translated as MPDISTTMIIVLCVAAAAAGWIDAVVGGGGLLLLPALLLGLPNAHPATVLGTNKAVAIVGTAGAAVTYVRKAPVDVKLAVRIGLAALAGSMGGAALAGGISKDALRPMIMVVLVIVAGFVLFRPGFGTAPSTSPVSRARVLLAIGLAGLGIGFYDGLIGPGTGTFLVLALTALLHLDLVTASATAKIVNCCTNAGALAMFAYQGMVLWQLAALMAVFNLAGGMIGARMALKKGSGFVRGVLLTVVGALVVKLGLEQWG; from the coding sequence GTGCCTGACATATCAACGACCATGATCATCGTGCTGTGCGTGGCGGCCGCGGCGGCGGGCTGGATCGACGCGGTGGTCGGCGGCGGCGGCCTGCTGCTCCTGCCCGCACTCCTGCTGGGCCTGCCCAACGCGCACCCCGCCACCGTCCTCGGCACCAACAAGGCGGTGGCCATCGTCGGCACCGCCGGCGCGGCCGTGACGTACGTCCGCAAGGCCCCGGTGGACGTGAAGCTGGCCGTCCGCATCGGCCTGGCGGCGCTCGCCGGATCGATGGGCGGCGCCGCGCTCGCGGGTGGCATCAGCAAGGACGCGCTCCGCCCGATGATCATGGTGGTGCTCGTGATCGTCGCCGGGTTCGTGCTCTTCCGGCCCGGCTTCGGCACCGCGCCCTCCACCTCGCCCGTCAGCCGCGCCCGGGTGCTGCTCGCCATCGGGCTCGCCGGCCTCGGCATCGGCTTCTACGACGGCCTCATCGGGCCGGGCACCGGCACCTTCCTGGTGCTCGCGCTCACCGCCCTGCTCCACCTCGACCTGGTCACCGCCTCCGCCACCGCCAAGATCGTCAACTGCTGCACCAACGCGGGGGCGCTCGCGATGTTCGCCTACCAGGGCATGGTGCTGTGGCAGCTGGCCGCGCTGATGGCGGTGTTCAACCTGGCCGGCGGCATGATCGGCGCCCGGATGGCGCTCAAGAAGGGCAGCGGCTTCGTCCGCGGGGTGCTGCTGACCGTGGTCGGCGCACTGGTGGTCAAGCTCGGCCTGGAGCAGTGGGGCTGA
- a CDS encoding glucose 1-dehydrogenase produces MTGVDLSGKVVVVTGGARGLGAATAQAVTDGGGRVLITDVLEAEGAETAAKLGGAARFIGHDVTSEDDWAAALEYAVAEFGRIDGLVNNAGIASGRLLEHESVESFRRVVEINLVGVFIGIRTAIPLLRANGGGSIVNISSAAGLTGLALTAGYGASKWGVRGLSKIGAVELAEAGIRVNSVHPGMTLTPMTAPVGIQAGEGNYPGAPMGRVGVPEEVAAAVAFLLSDAAAYMTGAELAVDGGWTAGLTAKHLTAR; encoded by the coding sequence GTGACCGGAGTGGATCTGAGCGGCAAGGTCGTCGTCGTCACCGGCGGAGCCCGCGGTCTGGGCGCGGCGACGGCGCAGGCCGTCACCGACGGCGGCGGCCGGGTGCTGATCACCGACGTGCTGGAGGCGGAGGGCGCCGAGACCGCCGCGAAGCTGGGCGGCGCGGCACGCTTCATCGGGCACGACGTGACCAGCGAGGACGACTGGGCGGCGGCGCTGGAGTACGCGGTCGCCGAGTTCGGCCGGATCGACGGCCTCGTCAACAACGCCGGCATAGCCTCCGGCCGGCTGCTGGAGCACGAGAGCGTCGAGAGCTTCCGCCGCGTCGTCGAGATCAACCTGGTCGGCGTGTTCATCGGGATCAGGACCGCGATCCCGCTGCTGCGCGCGAACGGCGGCGGGTCCATCGTCAACATCTCCTCCGCCGCGGGCCTGACCGGCCTCGCGCTCACCGCCGGCTACGGCGCGTCCAAGTGGGGTGTGCGCGGCCTGTCGAAGATCGGGGCGGTGGAGCTCGCCGAGGCCGGGATCCGCGTCAACTCCGTGCACCCCGGCATGACGCTGACCCCCATGACCGCCCCGGTCGGCATCCAGGCGGGCGAGGGCAACTACCCGGGCGCCCCCATGGGCCGCGTCGGCGTCCCCGAGGAGGTGGCCGCCGCGGTCGCGTTCCTCCTCTCCGACGCCGCCGCCTACATGACGGGCGCCGAGCTCGCGGTCGACGGCGGCTGGACGGCGGGCCTGACGGCAAAACACCTGACCGCCCGCTGA
- a CDS encoding sirohydrochlorin chelatase: MQQPALVAVAHGSRDPRALHTALALLERVRELRPRLDVRLGHIELNEPLLDDTLRGTSGAAVLVPLLLGRGYHVKHDLPAAAARAGHLRTCVAAPLGPHPLLVEALYERLLEAGWTPGTAVVLAAAGSRDPDSAADTRRTAALLAGRLGGVPVVPAYASAATPSVPEAVRALAARGHHRTAVASYFAAPGRFATQTAAASPGPAASPLGDHPALARLLLRRYDEALGRPAALPRPELVSA, translated from the coding sequence ATGCAGCAGCCCGCCCTCGTCGCCGTGGCCCACGGCAGCCGCGACCCCCGCGCCCTGCACACCGCCCTCGCCCTCCTCGAACGGGTCCGCGAGCTCCGCCCGCGGCTCGACGTCCGGCTCGGCCACATCGAGCTGAACGAGCCGCTGCTCGACGACACCCTGCGCGGGACGTCCGGCGCGGCCGTGCTCGTCCCGCTGCTGCTCGGCCGCGGGTACCACGTCAAGCACGACCTCCCCGCGGCCGCCGCCCGGGCCGGCCACCTGCGCACCTGCGTCGCCGCCCCGCTGGGCCCGCACCCGCTGCTCGTCGAGGCCCTGTACGAGCGGCTCCTGGAGGCCGGCTGGACCCCCGGCACCGCCGTGGTGCTCGCCGCCGCCGGCTCCCGCGACCCCGACTCGGCGGCCGACACCCGCCGCACCGCCGCGCTGCTCGCCGGCCGCCTCGGCGGCGTCCCCGTGGTGCCCGCCTACGCCTCGGCCGCGACGCCCAGTGTCCCCGAGGCCGTCCGGGCCCTGGCTGCCCGCGGCCACCACCGGACGGCCGTGGCCTCGTACTTCGCCGCTCCCGGCCGCTTCGCCACCCAGACCGCCGCGGCCTCGCCCGGCCCCGCGGCCTCCCCGCTGGGTGACCACCCGGCCCTGGCCCGCCTGCTGCTGCGCCGCTACGACGAGGCCCTGGGCCGCCCCGCCGCCCTCCCCCGGCCGGAACTCGTCTCCGCCTGA
- a CDS encoding gamma-glutamylcyclotransferase family protein — protein sequence MTSVERPQETTTAELPFFVYGTLRPGEVNHDLFLRGRTASEEPATLPDAVLYDGPGYPYAVHRPGTAVVGELITAEPGTYRELLAELDRLEEYEGPGRPGNVYDRFAREALRPDGTTVRAWVYLASPLIARDLRERGAEIPGGDWFNRSAEPSRHPLG from the coding sequence GTGACATCGGTCGAACGGCCGCAAGAGACGACCACCGCCGAGCTCCCGTTCTTCGTGTACGGGACCCTGCGCCCCGGCGAGGTCAACCACGACCTGTTCCTGCGCGGCCGCACGGCCTCCGAGGAGCCCGCCACCCTCCCGGACGCTGTCCTCTACGACGGCCCGGGCTATCCGTACGCGGTCCACCGGCCGGGCACCGCCGTCGTCGGGGAGCTGATCACCGCGGAGCCCGGCACGTACCGGGAACTGCTGGCCGAGCTGGACCGGCTGGAGGAGTACGAGGGCCCGGGGCGGCCGGGGAACGTCTACGACCGGTTCGCCCGCGAGGCCCTGCGCCCCGACGGCACCACGGTGCGCGCCTGGGTCTATCTGGCGTCCCCGCTGATCGCCCGCGACCTGCGGGAAAGGGGGGCGGAGATACCCGGGGGCGACTGGTTCAACCGTTCCGCCGAGCCGTCCCGACACCCCTTGGGGTAG
- a CDS encoding molybdopterin oxidoreductase family protein — MHTPGATAATATHCPYCALQCGMNLRPEPGGAGVAVEERADFPVNRGALCGKGRTAPAVLSSRVRLTEPLVRTHAGRLEPATWEEALDTVAAGLARTARAHGPDAVGVFGGGGLTNEKAYALGKFARVALRTSQIDYNGRFCMSSAAAAHQKAFGLDRGLPFPLEDIPRTGCVILVGSNLAETMPPALRYLTELKANGGTLIVIDPRRTRTAEQADLHLAPRPGTDLALALGLLHLLVADGRTDEEFIAARTTGWEAARAAAMAHWPELVERITGVPVPALREAVGLFCAPDSAMVLTARGPEQQSKGTDTVGAWINLCLATGRAGRPLSGYGCLTGQGNGQGGREHGQKADQLPGYRKLTDPAARAHVAGVWGVDPDSLPGPGRSAYELLDALGTDVKSLLLMGSNPVVSAPRAAHIEDRIRSLDFLAVADVVLSETAALADVVLPVTQWAEETGTTTNLEGRVLLRRRALTPPPGVRSDLEVLHGLAARLGVEKGFPTDPEEVFDELRRASAGGPADYSGISYDRIQAEQGVFWPCPEGSPGTERLFLDRFATEDGRARFVPVTHRDAAEVPDADYPLLLTTGRVVAQYQSGAQTRRVDELNEAAPGPFVELHPRLAARLGAVDGSPLAVTSRRGRAVAPARITDAIRADTVFMPFHWPGEGRANTLTNPALDPTSRMPEFKVCAVRVEPA; from the coding sequence ATGCACACCCCGGGAGCAACCGCCGCCACCGCCACGCACTGCCCCTACTGCGCGCTGCAGTGCGGGATGAACCTGCGCCCCGAGCCGGGCGGCGCGGGCGTGGCGGTGGAGGAGCGCGCCGACTTCCCGGTCAACCGGGGCGCGCTGTGCGGGAAGGGCCGCACCGCTCCCGCCGTGCTCTCCTCCCGGGTGCGCCTGACCGAGCCGCTCGTCCGCACCCACGCAGGGCGGCTCGAACCCGCCACCTGGGAGGAGGCCCTCGACACCGTCGCAGCAGGCCTCGCCCGCACGGCCCGCGCGCACGGACCGGACGCCGTCGGCGTCTTCGGCGGCGGCGGCCTCACCAACGAGAAGGCGTACGCGCTCGGCAAGTTCGCCCGCGTCGCCCTGCGCACCTCGCAGATCGACTACAACGGCCGCTTCTGCATGTCCTCGGCCGCCGCCGCCCACCAGAAGGCCTTCGGGCTCGACCGCGGCCTGCCCTTCCCGCTGGAGGACATCCCCCGCACCGGCTGCGTGATCCTCGTCGGCTCGAACCTGGCCGAGACCATGCCGCCCGCCCTGCGCTACCTCACCGAGCTCAAGGCCAACGGCGGCACCCTCATCGTCATCGACCCGCGCCGCACGCGCACCGCCGAACAGGCCGACCTGCACCTGGCCCCGCGCCCCGGCACCGACCTCGCCCTCGCCCTCGGCCTCCTGCACCTCCTGGTCGCCGACGGCCGCACCGACGAGGAGTTCATCGCCGCCCGCACCACCGGCTGGGAAGCGGCCCGGGCCGCCGCCATGGCCCACTGGCCCGAGCTGGTGGAACGGATCACCGGCGTCCCCGTCCCCGCCCTGCGCGAGGCGGTCGGCCTCTTCTGCGCCCCGGACTCCGCGATGGTGCTGACCGCACGCGGCCCGGAGCAGCAGTCCAAGGGCACCGACACCGTCGGCGCCTGGATCAACCTGTGCCTGGCCACCGGCCGGGCCGGCCGCCCCCTCTCCGGCTACGGCTGCCTCACCGGCCAGGGCAACGGCCAGGGCGGCCGCGAGCACGGGCAGAAGGCCGACCAGCTCCCCGGCTACCGCAAGCTCACCGATCCGGCCGCGCGGGCCCACGTCGCCGGGGTCTGGGGCGTCGACCCCGACAGCCTCCCCGGACCCGGCCGCAGCGCCTACGAACTCCTCGACGCCCTCGGCACCGACGTGAAGTCCCTCCTCCTGATGGGCTCCAACCCGGTGGTCTCGGCGCCGCGCGCCGCACACATCGAGGACCGGATCCGCTCACTGGACTTCCTCGCCGTGGCCGACGTCGTCCTCTCCGAGACGGCCGCCCTCGCCGACGTCGTCCTCCCCGTCACCCAGTGGGCGGAGGAGACCGGCACCACCACCAACCTGGAGGGCCGCGTCCTGCTGCGCCGCCGCGCCCTCACCCCGCCCCCGGGCGTCCGCAGCGACCTGGAGGTCCTGCACGGGCTCGCCGCCCGCCTCGGCGTCGAGAAGGGCTTCCCCACCGACCCCGAGGAGGTCTTCGACGAACTGCGCCGCGCCTCGGCCGGCGGCCCGGCGGACTACTCGGGCATCAGCTACGACCGCATCCAGGCCGAACAGGGCGTCTTCTGGCCCTGCCCCGAGGGCTCGCCCGGCACCGAGCGCCTCTTCCTGGACCGCTTCGCCACCGAGGACGGCCGGGCCCGCTTCGTCCCCGTCACCCACCGCGACGCCGCCGAGGTCCCCGACGCCGACTACCCGCTCCTGCTCACCACCGGCCGCGTGGTCGCCCAGTACCAGTCCGGCGCCCAGACCCGCCGGGTGGACGAGCTCAACGAGGCAGCCCCCGGCCCCTTCGTGGAACTCCACCCCCGCCTCGCCGCCCGACTCGGCGCGGTCGACGGCAGCCCCCTGGCGGTCACGTCCCGCCGCGGCCGCGCGGTGGCCCCGGCGCGCATCACGGACGCCATCCGCGCGGACACGGTCTTCATGCCCTTCCACTGGCCGGGCGAGGGCCGCGCCAACACCCTGACCAACCCGGCCCTCGACCCCACCTCCCGCATGCCGGAGTTCAAGGTCTGCGCGGTCCGTGTCGAGCCGGCCTAG
- a CDS encoding deoxyguanosinetriphosphate triphosphohydrolase: protein MEGTAHAPADDLYSPYDPADTERWAAEPDKRPGRTAFQRDRARVLHSAALRRLAGKTQVVTPGTRSYDWDASPRTRLTHSLECAQVGRELGAALGCDPDLVEAACLSHDMGHPPFGHNGEEALNEFAKDCGGFEGNAQSLRLLTRLEPKRFVPDAASGRPVSVGLNLTRACLDAATKYPWARGDHPTDPDSVKFGAYEDDLPVFEWLRLGAPADRKCFEAQVMDWADDVAYSVHDFEDGLHAGHLDPNLLFAEPERAAIWQVAIGRYVPADTSPDELRAALDRLMEQEWWPHGYDGSAVAQARLKDATSQLIGRFCLAAEGATREAYGSGRLTRYGAELVVPRDARNECAVLKAVADLYVMQRDEQERIRADQRIVLAELAEALSARAPEGLDPQFRAIFDAAADDRARKRAVIDQIACLTDASARSLHARLTRRTRRAEG, encoded by the coding sequence ATGGAAGGCACCGCGCACGCCCCCGCAGACGACCTCTACTCGCCCTACGACCCGGCCGACACCGAGCGCTGGGCCGCCGAGCCCGACAAACGCCCCGGCCGCACCGCCTTCCAGCGCGACCGCGCCCGCGTGCTGCACTCCGCCGCGCTGCGCCGCCTCGCCGGGAAGACCCAGGTGGTCACGCCCGGCACCCGCTCCTACGACTGGGACGCCAGCCCCCGTACCCGCCTCACGCACTCCCTGGAGTGCGCCCAGGTCGGACGGGAGCTCGGCGCCGCGCTCGGCTGCGACCCCGACCTCGTCGAAGCCGCCTGCCTCTCGCACGACATGGGCCACCCGCCCTTCGGCCACAACGGCGAGGAAGCGCTCAACGAGTTCGCCAAGGACTGCGGCGGCTTCGAGGGCAACGCCCAGTCGCTGCGCCTGCTGACGCGGCTGGAGCCCAAGCGGTTCGTGCCCGACGCGGCGAGCGGGCGGCCGGTCAGCGTCGGCCTCAACCTCACCCGGGCCTGCCTGGACGCCGCCACCAAGTACCCCTGGGCCCGCGGCGACCACCCGACCGACCCCGACTCGGTCAAGTTCGGGGCGTACGAGGACGACCTGCCGGTCTTCGAGTGGCTGCGCCTCGGCGCCCCCGCCGACCGCAAGTGCTTCGAGGCCCAGGTCATGGACTGGGCCGACGACGTCGCCTACTCCGTCCACGACTTCGAGGACGGCCTGCACGCCGGACACCTCGACCCGAACCTCCTCTTCGCCGAGCCCGAGCGGGCGGCGATCTGGCAGGTCGCCATCGGCCGGTACGTCCCCGCCGACACCTCCCCCGACGAGCTGCGGGCCGCCCTCGACCGGCTGATGGAGCAGGAGTGGTGGCCGCACGGGTACGACGGTTCCGCCGTCGCCCAGGCCCGCCTGAAGGACGCCACCAGCCAGCTGATCGGCCGCTTCTGCCTGGCCGCCGAAGGAGCCACCCGGGAGGCGTACGGCTCGGGCCGCCTCACCCGGTACGGCGCCGAACTGGTGGTCCCGCGGGACGCGCGCAACGAGTGCGCGGTCCTCAAGGCGGTCGCCGACCTGTACGTCATGCAGCGCGACGAGCAGGAGCGCATCCGCGCCGACCAGCGCATCGTCCTGGCCGAACTGGCCGAGGCGCTCAGCGCCCGCGCCCCCGAGGGCCTGGACCCGCAGTTCCGGGCCATCTTCGACGCCGCCGCGGACGACAGGGCCAGGAAGCGGGCCGTCATCGACCAGATCGCGTGTCTCACCGACGCTTCCGCGCGTTCCCTGCACGCACGCCTCACCCGGCGCACCCGACGCGCCGAAGGGTGA
- a CDS encoding NAD(P)/FAD-dependent oxidoreductase: MVDAHRTFVIVGAGLAGAKAAETLRAEGFTGRVILIGDERDHPYERPPLSKGYLTGKEERESVFVHEPSWYAASDIELHLGQPAVHLDREAKRVVLGDGTVVHYDKLLLATGAEPRRLDIPGTGLAGVHHLRRLAHAERLRHVLAGLGRDNGHLLIAGAGWIGLEVAAAARGYGAEVTVVEPEATALHAVLGPEIGRLFGDLHADHGVRFHFGARLTEIIGQDGMVLAARTDDGEEHPAHAVLAAIGAAPRTALAETSGLALVDREHGGGIAVDASLCTSDPDVYAVGDVAAAHHPVLGTRLRVEHWANALNGGPAAARAMLGHDVAYDRVPYFFSDQYDVGLEYSGYAPPGGYDQVLIRGDAGKREFIAFWLSEGRVLAGMNVNVWDVTEHIQALIRSKAPVDREALSDPSVPLASLIPAEGA; encoded by the coding sequence GTGGTCGACGCACACCGGACATTCGTCATCGTCGGCGCGGGGCTCGCCGGGGCGAAGGCGGCCGAAACGCTGAGGGCCGAGGGGTTCACGGGGCGGGTGATCCTGATCGGCGACGAGCGTGACCATCCGTACGAGCGCCCCCCGCTGTCCAAGGGCTACCTGACGGGCAAGGAGGAGCGCGAGAGCGTCTTCGTCCACGAGCCGTCCTGGTACGCGGCCTCCGACATCGAGCTGCACCTCGGCCAGCCGGCCGTGCACCTCGACCGGGAAGCCAAGAGGGTGGTCCTCGGGGACGGCACCGTCGTCCACTACGACAAGCTGCTGCTCGCCACCGGCGCCGAGCCGCGCCGCCTGGACATCCCCGGCACCGGCCTGGCCGGCGTGCACCACCTGCGCCGCCTCGCCCACGCCGAGCGGCTGCGCCACGTCCTCGCCGGCCTCGGCCGGGACAACGGCCACCTGCTGATCGCGGGCGCCGGATGGATCGGCCTGGAGGTCGCCGCCGCGGCCCGCGGGTACGGCGCCGAGGTGACCGTCGTCGAACCGGAGGCCACCGCGCTGCACGCCGTGCTCGGCCCCGAGATCGGCCGGCTCTTCGGCGACCTGCACGCCGACCACGGGGTGCGCTTCCACTTCGGCGCCCGGCTGACCGAGATCATCGGCCAGGACGGCATGGTGCTGGCCGCCCGCACCGACGACGGCGAGGAGCACCCCGCGCACGCGGTGCTCGCCGCGATCGGGGCCGCGCCGCGGACGGCCCTCGCCGAGACCTCCGGGCTGGCCCTGGTCGACCGGGAGCACGGCGGCGGGATCGCCGTGGACGCCTCCCTGTGCACCTCCGACCCGGACGTCTACGCGGTCGGTGACGTGGCGGCGGCCCACCACCCGGTGCTCGGCACCCGGCTGCGGGTCGAGCACTGGGCCAACGCGCTGAACGGCGGCCCGGCCGCCGCCCGGGCGATGCTGGGGCACGACGTCGCCTACGACCGGGTGCCGTACTTCTTCTCGGACCAGTACGACGTGGGCCTGGAGTACTCGGGATACGCCCCGCCCGGCGGCTACGACCAGGTGCTGATCCGCGGCGACGCCGGCAAGCGGGAGTTCATCGCCTTCTGGCTCTCCGAGGGGCGCGTCCTGGCCGGAATGAACGTGAACGTGTGGGACGTCACCGAGCACATCCAGGCCCTGATCAGGTCAAAGGCACCCGTGGACCGCGAGGCTCTTTCGGACCCGTCGGTTCCGCTTGCCTCGCTGATCCCGGCGGAGGGGGCCTGA
- the dnaG gene encoding DNA primase: MAGRINDDDVKAVRDAVPIDAVVSDYLQLRNAGGGNLKGLCPFHDEKSPSFQVSPSKGLYHCFGCQAGGDTLDFVMKIDHLSFSEAVERLAGLAGITLRYEEGGYTAGTSGRGERIRLVEAHREAARFYVDQLDGPEAEIGRKFLAERGFDQAAAAHFGVGYSPAGWDHLTRFLRGKGFTDKELITSGLAQDSRSGKPIDRFRGRLMWPIRDTSGEVVGFGARKLRDDDNGPKYLNTPETAIYKKSQVLYGIDLAKKEIAKTSRAVVVEGYTDVMACHLAGVTTAIATCGTSFGGDHIKILRRLLMDNATAEVIFTFDGDAAGQKAALRAFEDDQKFAAETSITIAPGGMDPCDLRLAQGDAAVAGLVEARTPLFEFALRHIVSRHNLENPAGRAAALAEAAPVVASIKDLSIQHESAVQLAGMLGILDEQFVVKRVAQLARWARERGNQPQPQGRGRAQQPVPAPTPPPAGGGGPALNLRSPAHRTERELLKLALQRPALVSPAFDAYGIDEFTAPPYAAVRQAIQDAGGTSQADDGYLARVRDAAPNDTVRAMVTELAVEAIHAKTVDEVYAGVQLVQVRLRAVDRRVLEIQGTMTRLSPQAPPEQHAAVQEELWVLQQYGQRLRNRGAEGL; encoded by the coding sequence GTGGCAGGACGGATCAATGACGACGACGTGAAGGCGGTACGGGACGCGGTCCCGATCGACGCCGTGGTCTCCGACTACCTCCAGCTGCGCAACGCGGGCGGAGGCAACCTCAAGGGCCTGTGCCCCTTCCACGACGAGAAGTCCCCTTCCTTCCAGGTGAGCCCCAGCAAGGGCCTCTACCACTGCTTCGGCTGCCAGGCGGGCGGGGACACCCTCGACTTCGTCATGAAGATCGACCACCTCTCCTTCTCCGAGGCGGTGGAGCGCCTGGCCGGCCTGGCCGGGATCACCCTGCGCTACGAGGAGGGCGGCTACACCGCCGGCACCAGCGGCCGCGGCGAGCGCATCCGGCTGGTCGAGGCGCACCGGGAAGCCGCCCGGTTCTACGTCGACCAGCTGGACGGCCCCGAAGCCGAGATCGGCCGCAAGTTCCTGGCGGAGCGCGGCTTCGACCAGGCCGCGGCCGCCCACTTCGGCGTCGGATACAGCCCGGCCGGCTGGGACCACCTGACCCGCTTCCTGCGCGGCAAGGGCTTCACCGACAAGGAGCTGATCACCTCCGGGCTCGCCCAGGACAGCCGCAGCGGCAAGCCGATCGACCGCTTCCGCGGCCGGCTGATGTGGCCGATCCGCGACACCAGCGGCGAGGTCGTCGGCTTCGGCGCGCGCAAGCTGCGCGACGACGACAACGGGCCGAAGTACCTGAACACCCCCGAGACGGCGATCTACAAGAAGTCCCAGGTGCTGTACGGCATCGACCTGGCCAAGAAGGAGATCGCCAAGACCTCCCGGGCCGTGGTCGTCGAGGGCTACACGGACGTGATGGCCTGCCACCTGGCCGGCGTCACCACCGCCATCGCGACCTGTGGCACCTCCTTCGGCGGGGACCACATCAAGATCCTCCGCCGGCTGCTGATGGACAACGCCACCGCCGAGGTGATCTTCACCTTCGACGGCGACGCGGCCGGACAGAAGGCGGCCCTGCGGGCCTTCGAGGACGACCAGAAGTTCGCGGCCGAAACCTCGATCACCATCGCCCCCGGCGGGATGGACCCCTGCGACCTGCGCCTCGCACAGGGCGACGCGGCCGTCGCCGGCCTGGTGGAGGCCCGCACCCCGCTGTTCGAGTTCGCCCTGCGGCACATCGTCTCCCGGCACAACCTGGAGAACCCGGCGGGACGGGCGGCCGCACTGGCCGAGGCCGCACCGGTCGTCGCGAGCATCAAGGACCTCTCGATCCAGCACGAGTCGGCGGTCCAGCTGGCGGGCATGCTGGGCATCCTCGACGAGCAGTTCGTCGTCAAGCGGGTGGCGCAGCTCGCGCGATGGGCGCGCGAGCGCGGCAACCAGCCGCAGCCGCAGGGCCGGGGCCGCGCCCAGCAGCCGGTCCCCGCGCCGACGCCGCCGCCGGCCGGTGGCGGCGGCCCCGCCCTCAACCTGCGCAGCCCGGCCCACCGCACCGAGCGCGAGCTGCTCAAGCTGGCGCTCCAGCGTCCCGCCCTGGTCTCCCCCGCGTTCGACGCGTACGGGATCGACGAGTTCACCGCCCCGCCCTACGCCGCGGTCCGCCAGGCCATCCAGGACGCGGGCGGCACCTCGCAGGCCGACGACGGCTACCTGGCCCGCGTGCGCGACGCCGCGCCGAACGACACCGTCCGCGCGATGGTCACGGAGCTGGCGGTGGAAGCCATCCACGCCAAGACCGTGGACGAGGTCTACGCCGGGGTGCAGCTCGTCCAGGTCCGCCTGCGTGCCGTCGACCGCCGGGTCCTGGAGATCCAGGGCACCATGACCCGCCTGAGTCCGCAGGCCCCGCCGGAACAGCACGCCGCCGTCCAGGAGGAGCTGTGGGTGCTCCAGCAGTACGGACAGCGCCTGCGCAACCGCGGCGCCGAAGGGCTCTAG
- a CDS encoding class F sortase has product MAGDFRPTARHGGLVALAACIGIWLVTSGSREPVGPPLPSPAEALTAAGVVGPGIAPLPGSPPGRIRIPSIQVDAPLVGLGLDRGGHLEVPPPDRRDLAGWYREGTTPGATGTAVIAGHVDDSAGPGVFYHLGALRRGAAIEVPRADGRTAVFTVHAVEVHDAKTFPDTRVYGPSSRAELRVITCGGGFSPRTGYRGNVVVFAHLTGTY; this is encoded by the coding sequence ATGGCCGGCGACTTCCGCCCGACCGCCCGCCACGGGGGACTCGTCGCGCTCGCCGCCTGCATCGGCATCTGGCTCGTGACCAGCGGTTCCCGGGAGCCGGTGGGGCCGCCGCTGCCCTCCCCGGCCGAGGCCCTGACCGCCGCCGGGGTCGTCGGCCCCGGCATCGCCCCGCTCCCCGGCTCGCCGCCCGGCCGGATCAGGATCCCCTCCATCCAGGTGGACGCCCCGCTGGTCGGGCTCGGGCTGGACCGGGGCGGCCACCTCGAAGTGCCCCCGCCCGACCGGCGGGACCTCGCCGGCTGGTACCGCGAGGGCACCACCCCGGGCGCCACCGGCACCGCCGTGATCGCCGGGCACGTGGACGACTCCGCCGGGCCGGGGGTCTTCTACCACCTGGGCGCGCTGCGCCGCGGGGCCGCGATCGAGGTCCCGCGCGCGGACGGGCGCACGGCCGTGTTCACGGTCCACGCGGTCGAGGTCCACGACGCCAAGACCTTCCCCGACACCCGCGTGTACGGCCCTTCGTCGCGCGCCGAGCTACGGGTGATCACCTGCGGCGGCGGATTCTCACCGCGTACGGGCTACCGCGGCAACGTGGTCGTCTTCGCCCACCTCACCGGGACGTACTGA
- a CDS encoding SanA/YdcF family protein: MAACVLALLPSAWTHASAADRLRTTADAPAADVAVVFGAGLWRGRPTPYLADRLDAAAELYRTGKVRVVLVTGDNSRKEYDEPDAMRRYLTEHGVPDTQIVSDYAGFDTWDSCVRAKEIFGVERAVLVTQGFHIRRAVALCQAAGLDSYGVGVADVHDATWYYGQTREFFASGKAALDAALKPSPRFLGPKEEGVTRALAALAD, from the coding sequence ATGGCGGCCTGTGTGCTGGCGCTGCTGCCGTCGGCGTGGACGCACGCGTCGGCCGCCGACCGGCTGCGGACGACGGCCGACGCGCCCGCCGCCGACGTGGCGGTGGTGTTCGGGGCCGGCCTGTGGCGGGGGCGGCCCACGCCCTATCTGGCCGACCGGCTCGACGCCGCGGCCGAGCTGTACCGCACGGGCAAGGTCAGAGTGGTGCTGGTCACCGGGGACAACAGCCGCAAGGAGTACGACGAGCCCGACGCCATGCGCAGGTACCTGACCGAACACGGGGTTCCGGACACGCAGATCGTCAGCGACTACGCCGGCTTCGACACCTGGGACTCCTGTGTGCGGGCCAAGGAGATCTTCGGGGTCGAGCGGGCCGTGCTGGTCACCCAGGGCTTCCACATACGCAGGGCCGTCGCCCTGTGCCAGGCGGCGGGCCTGGACTCGTACGGCGTCGGGGTGGCCGACGTGCACGACGCCACCTGGTACTACGGCCAGACGCGCGAGTTCTTCGCATCGGGCAAGGCGGCACTGGACGCGGCCCTCAAGCCCTCCCCGCGGTTCCTGGGCCCGAAGGAGGAAGGGGTGACGCGGGCCCTGGCGGCTCTGGCAGACTGA